From Taeniopygia guttata chromosome 21, bTaeGut7.mat, whole genome shotgun sequence, one genomic window encodes:
- the PER3 gene encoding period circadian protein homolog 3 isoform X3: protein MDASERRGGGAERGAAPAAAAWAGGGREAAAPGGAAGARCAACAGSGTELHSPESGGGPDAEKANSEQLNWSQSHKDMMMMIQEMKRCLPEEKRNSNKPSTISALNYALQCVQQVQANNDFFQALNDRRAFQADVVTYSIEELVAVASEHTPKNTDTFVAVFSLLSGRIVHISEQAASILNCKKKVLDSSRFVELLVPQDVSVFYTHTDQSHLPLWNMENQTASPYEYAQVKSFFCRIKGGKDQEQEARCYPFRITPYLVHVCTSVHVDAESCCLALAEKIHSGYEAPRIPMDKRIFTTTHTPGCVFLDIDDRAVPLLGYLPQDLIGTSILMYLHPEDRPLMITIHRKILKFAGQPPFEHLPIRFCTQNGDYVILDTSWSSFVNPWSRKVVFIIGRHKVRTSPLNEDVFAPRSKETSSVEKEIRELQGQIYKLLLQPVHSNVSSGYGSLGSSGSYEHYISIASSSDSNGNCAEETQEPMTLQQVCADVNRIKNLGQQLYIASRSKPQNASEQAVSSEVLGGKRHPASCFLQTLRGDSTEPGNTFYDDSKKTPHIPSYQQINCVDSIIRYLESCSIPALKRKCKSSANTSSSSSEDDKQVQQSQQEVRALEDTAMLSAVESHTPISAGLEETLKDQTTAGMVGAPLADLTLSNKAPSVISVTSQCSYSSTIVHVPHPESEVTTMEDAAVGSEQVEPPPVNAQSLTVLPEDLKPVGLTKETLSAHTQKEEQNYVDKFRQRVLLSPFRTYLQQGSGSNNRHSCGQGDSPSKQMSPASYKKGKHGKFKRQKPQRQCLDSHSSSKNRNSLPCEKRRNQKQLFSPSEVSYLRSSSLNVHPPVGFPAYSNPVSTFPTSSGGEQLALRSLQPQSMSSSQLCCGTQSYPVFYPPSIGTFMAVFFQGFPMYAQMPQHVFLPSPPCVYPPSSYPCTTLPPAPPPCAPSPVAPPSVDQPFPASPHSSLEDQQEGQCDQALLLSSSRSSSPLQLNLLQEELPKPMELSISADVKPHAEDKHDNDPEDSGNSAALEFPDRALYEDSQLGSGSAASGSGSALSASLGSSFNETSGHGTAGSGKSSKYFASNYSSEASKEEENREAEEKGTAYKSKHESAWVMMDHTPERFLMNYQMPNRIKEEVLKQDLEKLAVMQKQQPWFTDGQKEELAEVHSWIRTQTVPLQISTQGCVTCDSREASCEAAVAADSMENKGETPPVLPR, encoded by the exons ATGGACGCGAGCGAGCGGCGAGGCGGCGGCGCGGAGCGAGGCGCGGCTCCGGCCGCGGCTGCCtgggccggcggcgggcgggaggcggcggcgcccGGGGGGGCTGCGGGCGCTCGGTGCGCGGCGTGCGCGGGAAGCGGGACCGAGCTGCACAGCCCCGAGTCTGGCGGCGGCCCGGACGCCGAAAAAGCCAACAG CGAACAGCTGAACTGGAGCCAGTCACACAAAGATATGATGATGATGATCCAAGAAATGAAAAGGTGTTTGCctgaagagaaaaggaattCTAACAAGCCCAGTACCATCAGTGCTCTCAACTACGCCTTGCAGTGCGTCCAGCAGGTCCAAG CAAACAATGACTTTTTCCAGGCTCTGAATGACCGAAGAGCATTTCAGGCAGATGTGGTGACATACAGCATAGAAGAGTTGGTGGCAGTTGCATCTGAacacactccaaaaaacact GACACGTTTGTGGCTgtattttctttgctgtctgGACGCATAGTGCATatttctgagcaggcagcatcTATTCTGAACTGTAAGAAGAAAGTGTTGGATTCTTCCCGGTTTGTGGAGTTGCTTGTCCCTCAGGATGTGAGTGTGTTCTACACACACACTGATCAGTCTCACCTGCCGCTTTGGAACATGGAAAATCAAACAG CTTCTCCGTATGAATATGCCCAGGTGAAATCCTTTTTCTGCAGGATCAA gGGTGGGAAAGATCAAGAACAAGAAGCACGTTGTTACCCCTTCCGAATCACCCCATACTTGGTCCACGTGTGCACTTCTGTCCATGTGGATGCAGAGTCCTGCTGCTTAGCTTTGGCTGAGAAAATCCACTCTGGATATGAAG CTCCTCGAATTCCTATGGATAAAAGAATATTCACCACCACACACACCCCTGGATGTGTTTTTCTGGACATAGATGACAG AGCAGTGCCTTTGTTGGGTTACTTACCTCAGGATTTAATTGGAACATCCATACTGATGTATTTGCACCCAGAAGATCGTCCTTTGATGATCACTATTCACCGGAAAA TACTGAAATTTGCTGGCCAGCCCCCTTTTGAACATTTACCTATTAGATTTTGTACTCAAAATGGGGATTATGTCATACTGGACACCAGCTGGTCCAGTTTTGTGAATCCTTGGAGCAGGAAAGTTGTGTTCATCATTGGCCGACACAAAGTCCGGAC AAGCCCTCTGAATGAAGATGTCTTTGCCCCAAGAAGTAAAGAAACGAGCAGCGTGGAGAAAGAGATAAGAGAATTACAAGGACAAATTTACAAACTGCTTCTGCAG CCAGTTCACAGCAATGTTTCCAGTGGTTATGGAAGCCTTGGAAGCAGTGGCTCTTATGAGCACTACATCAGCATAGCATCTTCAAGTGACTCCAATGGGAACTGTGCAGAGGAAACACAGGAACCA ATGACATTGCAACAAGTTTGTGCAGATGTCAACAGAATAAAGaacctggggcagcagctgtaCATTGCATCGAGGAGCAAGCCACAGAATGCAAGTGAACAGGCTGTGAGCTCCGAAGTTTTGGGAG GGAAGAGGCACCCTGCTTCCTGTTTTCTTCAGACACTGAGAGGGGATAGCACAGAACCAGGCAACACATTTTATGATGATTCAAAGAAGACTCCCCATATTCCTTCCTATCAGCAGATCAATTGTGTTGATAGTATCATCAG ATATCTAGAGAGCTGCAGTATTCCAGCAttgaaaaggaaatgtaaatCTTCTGCAAATACATCATCGTCATCTTCAGAAGATGACAAACAAGTCCAGCAAAGTCAGCAGGAAGTCAGGGCATTGGAAG ATACTGCTATGCTGTCAGCAGTTGAGTCCCACACGCCAATATCTGCTGGTCTGGAAGAGACGCTGAAAGACCAGACAACTGCAGGCATGGTGGGAGCTCCTCTGGCAGACCTGACCCTGTCCAACAAGGCTCCAAGTGTCATATCTGTCACCAGCCAGTGCAGCTACAGCAGCACTATAGTGCATGTCCCACACCCTGAATCAG AAGTGACTACAATGGAGGATGCTGCTGTTGGAAGTGAGCAGGTTGAGCCGCCTCCTGTGAATGCTCAGAGTCTCACAGTGCTGCCTGAGGACCTAAAGCCAGTTGGGCTAACAAAAGAGACATTGTCAGCCCACACTCAAAAGGAGGAGCAGAACTATGTTGACAAGTTCCGACAGAGGGTCTTGCTCTCTCCATTTAGGACGTACCTTCAACAGGGAAGTGGAAGTAACAACAGACATTCTTGTGGCCAAG gtGATTCCCCTTCAAAGCAGATGAGCCCAGCTAGctataaaaaaggaaaacatggaaaattcaAGCGCCAGAAACCTCAGAGACAGTGCTTAGATAGCCACTCTTCtagtaaaaatagaaatagtCTTCCATGTGAGAAGAGAAGAAATCAGAAACAGTTGTTCTCTCCTTCAGAAGTGTCCTATCTGAGGTCCTCCAGTCTGAATGTCCATCCTCCTGTGGGATTTCCTGCCTATTCAAATCCAGTGTCTACTTTTCCAACCTCTTCTGGAGGAGAGCAGCTTGCCCTTCGCTCATTACAACCTCAGTCCATGTCCTCATCACAGCTATGCTGTGGAACACAGTCATACCCAGTCTTTTATCCCCCAAGCATAGGCACATTTATGGCTGTATTTTTTCAGGGTTTCCCCATGTATGCTCAGATGCCTCAACATGTCTTTCTCCCTAGCCCTCCGTGTGTTTATCCCCCCTCTTCATATCCATGCACCACGCTACCTCCAGCACCCCCTCCTTGTGCTCCATCACCAGTAGCACCACCCTCTGTGGATCAGCCctttccagcctctcctcactCATCTCTGGAGGACCAGCAAGAGGGCCAGTGTGACCAGgccctgctgctgagcagctcacGGAGCAGCTCCCCACTTCAGCTGAATTTGCTTCAAGAAGAGCTGCCAAAACCTATGGAGCTTTCCATTAGTGCTGATGTTAAGCCACATGCAGAAGATAAACAC GATAATGATCCAGAAGATAGTGGTAACAGTGCTGCTCTTGAATTTCCTGACCGCGCGTTGTACGAGGACTCTCAGTTGGGTTCAGGCTCAGCAGCATCAGGCAGTGGATCAGCTTTATCTGCTTCTTTAGGCTCTAGCTTCAACGAGACTTCTGGTCATGGCACAG CAGGTAGTGGGAAAAGCAGCAAGTATTTTGCCAGTAATTATTCTTCTGAAGCTTCCAAAGAAGAGGAGAATcgggaagcagaagaaaaagggacAGCTTATAAATCGAAACATGAGTCAGCCTGGGT
- the PER3 gene encoding period circadian protein homolog 3 isoform X4, with amino-acid sequence MDASERRGGGAERGAAPAAAAWAGGGREAAAPGGAAGARCAACAGSGTELHSPESGGGPDAEKANSEQLNWSQSHKDMMMMIQEMKRCLPEEKRNSNKPSTISALNYALQCVQQVQANNDFFQALNDRRAFQADVVTYSIEELVAVASEHTPKNTDTFVAVFSLLSGRIVHISEQAASILNCKKKVLDSSRFVELLVPQDVSVFYTHTDQSHLPLWNMENQTASPYEYAQVKSFFCRIKGGKDQEQEARCYPFRITPYLVHVCTSVHVDAESCCLALAEKIHSGYEAPRIPMDKRIFTTTHTPGCVFLDIDDRAVPLLGYLPQDLIGTSILMYLHPEDRPLMITIHRKILKFAGQPPFEHLPIRFCTQNGDYVILDTSWSSFVNPWSRKVVFIIGRHKVRTSPLNEDVFAPRSKETSSVEKEIRELQGQIYKLLLQPVHSNVSSGYGSLGSSGSYEHYISIASSSDSNGNCAEETQEPMTLQQVCADVNRIKNLGQQLYIASRSKPQNASEQAVSSEVLGGKRHPASCFLQTLRGDSTEPGNTFYDDSKKTPHIPSYQQINCVDSIIRYLESCSIPALKRKCKSSANTSSSSSEDDKQVQQSQQEVRALEDTAMLSAVESHTPISAGLEETLKDQTTAGMVGAPLADLTLSNKAPSVISVTSQCSYSSTIVHVPHPESEVTTMEDAAVGSEQVEPPPVNAQSLTVLPEDLKPVGLTKETLSAHTQKEEQNYVDKFRQRVLLSPFRTYLQQGSGSNNRHSCGQGDSPSKQMSPASYKKGKHGKFKRQKPQRQCLDSHSSSKNRNSLPCEKRRNQKQLFSPSEVSYLRSSSLNVHPPVGFPAYSNPVSTFPTSSGGEQLALRSLQPQSMSSSQLCCGTQSYPVFYPPSIGTFMAVFFQGFPMYAQMPQHVFLPSPPCVYPPSSYPCTTLPPAPPPCAPSPVAPPSVDQPFPASPHSSLEDQQEGQCDQALLLSSSRSSSPLQLNLLQEELPKPMELSISADVKPHAEDKHDNDPEDSGNSAALEFPDRALYEDSQLGSGSAASGSGSALSASLGSSFNETSGHGTGSGKSSKYFASNYSSEASKEEENREAEEKGTAYKSKHESAWVMMDHTPERFLMNYQMPNRIKEEVLKQDLEKLAVMQKQQPWFTDGQKEELAEVHSWIRTQTVPLQISTQGCVTCDSREASCEAAVAADSMENKGETPPVLPR; translated from the exons ATGGACGCGAGCGAGCGGCGAGGCGGCGGCGCGGAGCGAGGCGCGGCTCCGGCCGCGGCTGCCtgggccggcggcgggcgggaggcggcggcgcccGGGGGGGCTGCGGGCGCTCGGTGCGCGGCGTGCGCGGGAAGCGGGACCGAGCTGCACAGCCCCGAGTCTGGCGGCGGCCCGGACGCCGAAAAAGCCAACAG CGAACAGCTGAACTGGAGCCAGTCACACAAAGATATGATGATGATGATCCAAGAAATGAAAAGGTGTTTGCctgaagagaaaaggaattCTAACAAGCCCAGTACCATCAGTGCTCTCAACTACGCCTTGCAGTGCGTCCAGCAGGTCCAAG CAAACAATGACTTTTTCCAGGCTCTGAATGACCGAAGAGCATTTCAGGCAGATGTGGTGACATACAGCATAGAAGAGTTGGTGGCAGTTGCATCTGAacacactccaaaaaacact GACACGTTTGTGGCTgtattttctttgctgtctgGACGCATAGTGCATatttctgagcaggcagcatcTATTCTGAACTGTAAGAAGAAAGTGTTGGATTCTTCCCGGTTTGTGGAGTTGCTTGTCCCTCAGGATGTGAGTGTGTTCTACACACACACTGATCAGTCTCACCTGCCGCTTTGGAACATGGAAAATCAAACAG CTTCTCCGTATGAATATGCCCAGGTGAAATCCTTTTTCTGCAGGATCAA gGGTGGGAAAGATCAAGAACAAGAAGCACGTTGTTACCCCTTCCGAATCACCCCATACTTGGTCCACGTGTGCACTTCTGTCCATGTGGATGCAGAGTCCTGCTGCTTAGCTTTGGCTGAGAAAATCCACTCTGGATATGAAG CTCCTCGAATTCCTATGGATAAAAGAATATTCACCACCACACACACCCCTGGATGTGTTTTTCTGGACATAGATGACAG AGCAGTGCCTTTGTTGGGTTACTTACCTCAGGATTTAATTGGAACATCCATACTGATGTATTTGCACCCAGAAGATCGTCCTTTGATGATCACTATTCACCGGAAAA TACTGAAATTTGCTGGCCAGCCCCCTTTTGAACATTTACCTATTAGATTTTGTACTCAAAATGGGGATTATGTCATACTGGACACCAGCTGGTCCAGTTTTGTGAATCCTTGGAGCAGGAAAGTTGTGTTCATCATTGGCCGACACAAAGTCCGGAC AAGCCCTCTGAATGAAGATGTCTTTGCCCCAAGAAGTAAAGAAACGAGCAGCGTGGAGAAAGAGATAAGAGAATTACAAGGACAAATTTACAAACTGCTTCTGCAG CCAGTTCACAGCAATGTTTCCAGTGGTTATGGAAGCCTTGGAAGCAGTGGCTCTTATGAGCACTACATCAGCATAGCATCTTCAAGTGACTCCAATGGGAACTGTGCAGAGGAAACACAGGAACCA ATGACATTGCAACAAGTTTGTGCAGATGTCAACAGAATAAAGaacctggggcagcagctgtaCATTGCATCGAGGAGCAAGCCACAGAATGCAAGTGAACAGGCTGTGAGCTCCGAAGTTTTGGGAG GGAAGAGGCACCCTGCTTCCTGTTTTCTTCAGACACTGAGAGGGGATAGCACAGAACCAGGCAACACATTTTATGATGATTCAAAGAAGACTCCCCATATTCCTTCCTATCAGCAGATCAATTGTGTTGATAGTATCATCAG ATATCTAGAGAGCTGCAGTATTCCAGCAttgaaaaggaaatgtaaatCTTCTGCAAATACATCATCGTCATCTTCAGAAGATGACAAACAAGTCCAGCAAAGTCAGCAGGAAGTCAGGGCATTGGAAG ATACTGCTATGCTGTCAGCAGTTGAGTCCCACACGCCAATATCTGCTGGTCTGGAAGAGACGCTGAAAGACCAGACAACTGCAGGCATGGTGGGAGCTCCTCTGGCAGACCTGACCCTGTCCAACAAGGCTCCAAGTGTCATATCTGTCACCAGCCAGTGCAGCTACAGCAGCACTATAGTGCATGTCCCACACCCTGAATCAG AAGTGACTACAATGGAGGATGCTGCTGTTGGAAGTGAGCAGGTTGAGCCGCCTCCTGTGAATGCTCAGAGTCTCACAGTGCTGCCTGAGGACCTAAAGCCAGTTGGGCTAACAAAAGAGACATTGTCAGCCCACACTCAAAAGGAGGAGCAGAACTATGTTGACAAGTTCCGACAGAGGGTCTTGCTCTCTCCATTTAGGACGTACCTTCAACAGGGAAGTGGAAGTAACAACAGACATTCTTGTGGCCAAG gtGATTCCCCTTCAAAGCAGATGAGCCCAGCTAGctataaaaaaggaaaacatggaaaattcaAGCGCCAGAAACCTCAGAGACAGTGCTTAGATAGCCACTCTTCtagtaaaaatagaaatagtCTTCCATGTGAGAAGAGAAGAAATCAGAAACAGTTGTTCTCTCCTTCAGAAGTGTCCTATCTGAGGTCCTCCAGTCTGAATGTCCATCCTCCTGTGGGATTTCCTGCCTATTCAAATCCAGTGTCTACTTTTCCAACCTCTTCTGGAGGAGAGCAGCTTGCCCTTCGCTCATTACAACCTCAGTCCATGTCCTCATCACAGCTATGCTGTGGAACACAGTCATACCCAGTCTTTTATCCCCCAAGCATAGGCACATTTATGGCTGTATTTTTTCAGGGTTTCCCCATGTATGCTCAGATGCCTCAACATGTCTTTCTCCCTAGCCCTCCGTGTGTTTATCCCCCCTCTTCATATCCATGCACCACGCTACCTCCAGCACCCCCTCCTTGTGCTCCATCACCAGTAGCACCACCCTCTGTGGATCAGCCctttccagcctctcctcactCATCTCTGGAGGACCAGCAAGAGGGCCAGTGTGACCAGgccctgctgctgagcagctcacGGAGCAGCTCCCCACTTCAGCTGAATTTGCTTCAAGAAGAGCTGCCAAAACCTATGGAGCTTTCCATTAGTGCTGATGTTAAGCCACATGCAGAAGATAAACAC GATAATGATCCAGAAGATAGTGGTAACAGTGCTGCTCTTGAATTTCCTGACCGCGCGTTGTACGAGGACTCTCAGTTGGGTTCAGGCTCAGCAGCATCAGGCAGTGGATCAGCTTTATCTGCTTCTTTAGGCTCTAGCTTCAACGAGACTTCTGGTCATGGCACAG GTAGTGGGAAAAGCAGCAAGTATTTTGCCAGTAATTATTCTTCTGAAGCTTCCAAAGAAGAGGAGAATcgggaagcagaagaaaaagggacAGCTTATAAATCGAAACATGAGTCAGCCTGGGT
- the PER3 gene encoding period circadian protein homolog 3 isoform X5 → MDASERRGGGAERGAAPAAAAWAGGGREAAAPGGAAGARCAACAGSGTELHSPESGGGPDAEKANSEQLNWSQSHKDMMMMIQEMKRCLPEEKRNSNKPSTISALNYALQCVQQVQANNDFFQALNDRRAFQADVVTYSIEELVAVASEHTPKNTDTFVAVFSLLSGRIVHISEQAASILNCKKKVLDSSRFVELLVPQDVSVFYTHTDQSHLPLWNMENQTASPYEYAQVKSFFCRIKGGKDQEQEARCYPFRITPYLVHVCTSVHVDAESCCLALAEKIHSGYEAPRIPMDKRIFTTTHTPGCVFLDIDDRAVPLLGYLPQDLIGTSILMYLHPEDRPLMITIHRKILKFAGQPPFEHLPIRFCTQNGDYVILDTSWSSFVNPWSRKVVFIIGRHKVRTEILLALSRSPLNEDVFAPRSKETSSVEKEIRELQGQIYKLLLQPVHSNVSSGYGSLGSSGSYEHYISIASSSDSNGNCAEETQEPMTLQQVCADVNRIKNLGQQLYIASRSKPQNASEQAVSSEVLGGKRHPASCFLQTLRGDSTEPGNTFYDDSKKTPHIPSYQQINCVDSIIRYLESCSIPALKRKCKSSANTSSSSSEDDKQVQQSQQEVRALEDTAMLSAVESHTPISAGLEETLKDQTTAGMVGAPLADLTLSNKAPSVISVTSQCSYSSTIVHVPHPESEVTTMEDAAVGSEQVEPPPVNAQSLTVLPEDLKPVGLTKETLSAHTQKEEQNYVDKFRQRVLLSPFRTYLQQGSGSNNRHSCGQGDSPSKQMSPASYKKGKHGKFKRQKPQRQCLDSHSSSKNRNSLPCEKRRNQKQLFSPSEVSYLRSSSLNVHPPVGFPAYSNPVSTFPTSSGGEQLALRSLQPQSMSSSQLCCGTQSYPVFYPPSIGTFMAVFFQGFPMYAQMPQHVFLPSPPCVYPPSSYPCTTLPPAPPPCAPSPVAPPSVDQPFPASPHSSLEDQQEGQCDQALLLSSSRSSSPLQLNLLQEELPKPMELSISADVKPHAEDKHDNDPEDSGNSAALEFPDRALYEDSQLGSGSAASGSGSALSASLGSSFNETSGHGTAGSGKSSKYFASNYSSEASKEEENREAEEKGTAYKSKHESAWVMMDHTPERFLMNYQMPNRIKEEVLKQDLEKLAVMQKQQPWFTDGQKEELAEVHSWIRTQTVPLQISTQGCVTCDSREASCEAAVAADSMENKGETPPVLPR, encoded by the exons ATGGACGCGAGCGAGCGGCGAGGCGGCGGCGCGGAGCGAGGCGCGGCTCCGGCCGCGGCTGCCtgggccggcggcgggcgggaggcggcggcgcccGGGGGGGCTGCGGGCGCTCGGTGCGCGGCGTGCGCGGGAAGCGGGACCGAGCTGCACAGCCCCGAGTCTGGCGGCGGCCCGGACGCCGAAAAAGCCAACAG CGAACAGCTGAACTGGAGCCAGTCACACAAAGATATGATGATGATGATCCAAGAAATGAAAAGGTGTTTGCctgaagagaaaaggaattCTAACAAGCCCAGTACCATCAGTGCTCTCAACTACGCCTTGCAGTGCGTCCAGCAGGTCCAAG CAAACAATGACTTTTTCCAGGCTCTGAATGACCGAAGAGCATTTCAGGCAGATGTGGTGACATACAGCATAGAAGAGTTGGTGGCAGTTGCATCTGAacacactccaaaaaacact GACACGTTTGTGGCTgtattttctttgctgtctgGACGCATAGTGCATatttctgagcaggcagcatcTATTCTGAACTGTAAGAAGAAAGTGTTGGATTCTTCCCGGTTTGTGGAGTTGCTTGTCCCTCAGGATGTGAGTGTGTTCTACACACACACTGATCAGTCTCACCTGCCGCTTTGGAACATGGAAAATCAAACAG CTTCTCCGTATGAATATGCCCAGGTGAAATCCTTTTTCTGCAGGATCAA gGGTGGGAAAGATCAAGAACAAGAAGCACGTTGTTACCCCTTCCGAATCACCCCATACTTGGTCCACGTGTGCACTTCTGTCCATGTGGATGCAGAGTCCTGCTGCTTAGCTTTGGCTGAGAAAATCCACTCTGGATATGAAG CTCCTCGAATTCCTATGGATAAAAGAATATTCACCACCACACACACCCCTGGATGTGTTTTTCTGGACATAGATGACAG AGCAGTGCCTTTGTTGGGTTACTTACCTCAGGATTTAATTGGAACATCCATACTGATGTATTTGCACCCAGAAGATCGTCCTTTGATGATCACTATTCACCGGAAAA TACTGAAATTTGCTGGCCAGCCCCCTTTTGAACATTTACCTATTAGATTTTGTACTCAAAATGGGGATTATGTCATACTGGACACCAGCTGGTCCAGTTTTGTGAATCCTTGGAGCAGGAAAGTTGTGTTCATCATTGGCCGACACAAAGTCCGGAC TGAAATACTGTTGGCTCTCTCCAGAAGCCCTCTGAATGAAGATGTCTTTGCCCCAAGAAGTAAAGAAACGAGCAGCGTGGAGAAAGAGATAAGAGAATTACAAGGACAAATTTACAAACTGCTTCTGCAG CCAGTTCACAGCAATGTTTCCAGTGGTTATGGAAGCCTTGGAAGCAGTGGCTCTTATGAGCACTACATCAGCATAGCATCTTCAAGTGACTCCAATGGGAACTGTGCAGAGGAAACACAGGAACCA ATGACATTGCAACAAGTTTGTGCAGATGTCAACAGAATAAAGaacctggggcagcagctgtaCATTGCATCGAGGAGCAAGCCACAGAATGCAAGTGAACAGGCTGTGAGCTCCGAAGTTTTGGGAG GGAAGAGGCACCCTGCTTCCTGTTTTCTTCAGACACTGAGAGGGGATAGCACAGAACCAGGCAACACATTTTATGATGATTCAAAGAAGACTCCCCATATTCCTTCCTATCAGCAGATCAATTGTGTTGATAGTATCATCAG ATATCTAGAGAGCTGCAGTATTCCAGCAttgaaaaggaaatgtaaatCTTCTGCAAATACATCATCGTCATCTTCAGAAGATGACAAACAAGTCCAGCAAAGTCAGCAGGAAGTCAGGGCATTGGAAG ATACTGCTATGCTGTCAGCAGTTGAGTCCCACACGCCAATATCTGCTGGTCTGGAAGAGACGCTGAAAGACCAGACAACTGCAGGCATGGTGGGAGCTCCTCTGGCAGACCTGACCCTGTCCAACAAGGCTCCAAGTGTCATATCTGTCACCAGCCAGTGCAGCTACAGCAGCACTATAGTGCATGTCCCACACCCTGAATCAG AAGTGACTACAATGGAGGATGCTGCTGTTGGAAGTGAGCAGGTTGAGCCGCCTCCTGTGAATGCTCAGAGTCTCACAGTGCTGCCTGAGGACCTAAAGCCAGTTGGGCTAACAAAAGAGACATTGTCAGCCCACACTCAAAAGGAGGAGCAGAACTATGTTGACAAGTTCCGACAGAGGGTCTTGCTCTCTCCATTTAGGACGTACCTTCAACAGGGAAGTGGAAGTAACAACAGACATTCTTGTGGCCAAG gtGATTCCCCTTCAAAGCAGATGAGCCCAGCTAGctataaaaaaggaaaacatggaaaattcaAGCGCCAGAAACCTCAGAGACAGTGCTTAGATAGCCACTCTTCtagtaaaaatagaaatagtCTTCCATGTGAGAAGAGAAGAAATCAGAAACAGTTGTTCTCTCCTTCAGAAGTGTCCTATCTGAGGTCCTCCAGTCTGAATGTCCATCCTCCTGTGGGATTTCCTGCCTATTCAAATCCAGTGTCTACTTTTCCAACCTCTTCTGGAGGAGAGCAGCTTGCCCTTCGCTCATTACAACCTCAGTCCATGTCCTCATCACAGCTATGCTGTGGAACACAGTCATACCCAGTCTTTTATCCCCCAAGCATAGGCACATTTATGGCTGTATTTTTTCAGGGTTTCCCCATGTATGCTCAGATGCCTCAACATGTCTTTCTCCCTAGCCCTCCGTGTGTTTATCCCCCCTCTTCATATCCATGCACCACGCTACCTCCAGCACCCCCTCCTTGTGCTCCATCACCAGTAGCACCACCCTCTGTGGATCAGCCctttccagcctctcctcactCATCTCTGGAGGACCAGCAAGAGGGCCAGTGTGACCAGgccctgctgctgagcagctcacGGAGCAGCTCCCCACTTCAGCTGAATTTGCTTCAAGAAGAGCTGCCAAAACCTATGGAGCTTTCCATTAGTGCTGATGTTAAGCCACATGCAGAAGATAAACAC GATAATGATCCAGAAGATAGTGGTAACAGTGCTGCTCTTGAATTTCCTGACCGCGCGTTGTACGAGGACTCTCAGTTGGGTTCAGGCTCAGCAGCATCAGGCAGTGGATCAGCTTTATCTGCTTCTTTAGGCTCTAGCTTCAACGAGACTTCTGGTCATGGCACAG CAGGTAGTGGGAAAAGCAGCAAGTATTTTGCCAGTAATTATTCTTCTGAAGCTTCCAAAGAAGAGGAGAATcgggaagcagaagaaaaagggacAGCTTATAAATCGAAACATGAGTCAGCCTGGGT